Proteins co-encoded in one Pedosphaera parvula Ellin514 genomic window:
- a CDS encoding DoxX family protein — protein sequence MKKSKSKFIFWLITGLISFFMLFSAYFSGTHKVEFAHLGFPNYFRIELTTAKIIGALALLIPQVPGRIREWIYVAFGIVLISAAIAKFNSGYPISGVIEPLFVLTILIASTLYLNRSAKPSGSIKDQPVHA from the coding sequence ATGAAAAAATCGAAGTCGAAATTCATCTTTTGGTTGATAACCGGACTTATCAGCTTCTTCATGTTGTTTAGCGCCTACTTCTCCGGCACGCATAAAGTGGAATTCGCGCACCTCGGTTTTCCCAACTACTTCCGCATCGAACTCACGACCGCCAAGATAATCGGTGCGCTGGCCTTGCTTATCCCTCAAGTGCCGGGGCGAATAAGGGAATGGATTTACGTCGCCTTTGGCATCGTCCTGATCTCAGCTGCCATCGCCAAATTCAACAGTGGTTACCCAATATCAGGTGTGATCGAGCCCCTGTTCGTTTTAACCATTCTGATCGCTTCAACCCTATATTTGAATAGATCGGCTAAACCATCTGGTTCCATAAAAGATCAGCCCGTCCACGCGTAA